The Tenebrio molitor chromosome 5, icTenMoli1.1, whole genome shotgun sequence genome segment gcgaaatcattttaaatagatttggaagctttggggcgtcgtttcaaacaataaaagtttgtatgcaactcgtttctgtgcaaattgggcttttctaattgccctccAGGCcttaaattctcatttttctcctttgtaaactgcctcttaactgccctaaagcaaaatgagcagataacgaaccgttgccctagacaacatattcaacgtcacatttatgacaggtcttgaaaaatttgtcaaaactgtcaaaaaaaaaatgcaaaactattttaaaaaaatttggaagcTTTAgagacgtcgtttcaaacaatacaattttgtatgcaactcgtttctgggtaaattgggcttttctaattgccctcgaggccttaaaaccctcgctacgctcgtgttttaatcttgtccctcgggcaattagaaaagcccaatttacacaaaaactcgttgcataaataactatttcgcaAAACGGATTAGatcaattttcttatttttaaaatagccTCGTTATTATCTTTGTGTTCacttttgtattaattttttacccACAAAAATCCCCTACGTATCATTCTACATGGTGATACGGTCAGTTTCAAAGTTTTTcgtattttctaataaaaagtACTCAAACGATATAAATCACAAGATAGTATCTGGTAGTTGTGATAAAATGGTATCTAACAATAAgatgaaaacaaataaaacccATTagtataattaaaataaaattctataaataaattttgttctttatttaACTTTCTTGTGCTTGGACACATGTAGGACGTGTTATCTCCCACAAGAAatgtttaaagtaaaaatttaataataaagatGTGatatgaatatttattatcaaaagaaatatttgatttaattttgcaaCAATTCTAAAATTGTTGGTATTTATGGTAAATGTAAAACATATAGCACACTCCACACACTACAAACACTTTCAAGCAATGTTTTAACTTATACTGTGACCTGACGGAATCCCTCTTCTTGATGTGGTGTGCATGAAATGACACAAAAATAGATAGTAATGCAAAAGtactgtttattttgttttctcaAGTACAATCAAAGTGAAAGCCGACATGATACTCATAACTTCGCAAGtaaacaagtaaaaaaattatcaaaaaatggaaaagtgATGTTTTAGGTTGACACGACCCAATTTGAcataaaatcaatttgatatcgTCGGTTTGTTCGTTTCTTAAGTTGAAACCTCTTTATTCAACTTCATCTAATCTTTTAATCTTTCgccctctctctctctccctcACTTCTCACCATTATGAAAATTGTTCTTTTATCTCGGCGTTATCGTACTTGTTTATTGATTTTGCAAATTAAGTTGAGAGGATTAATTTGGAGCAAGTTAGTGGAACAATAGTGGCATTCAGTCGAAACatgtttcttttcattttcttgtgcTAATGAAAATCAGAATGTTGCGATTAAATGATGAAATCGTGTACAGTGTCATATCCCAGTCAGatgaacaaattaaaaaaacacacaagtggattttttttaagtaagaATATGcatatctattttatttggagaTTTTAACTGTCACATCACTGCGTGAATGGATTtagttttgtaaaattttgagaCGCTGAATAAGCAACTATACTTGCTTGTTGTGTCGCGTATTTTTCTGATTTCGTTTAAAGATGTACGAAAGGTTAATTGTGAAGCTTATTTGTCATCGCTGATgctgttttattattaatggaaCAAAGAAATCTAATCTCcgcaactaaaaaaaaaattcattagaTAATTTTATCATCTTCGGCAATAAATAAACCAAGGTTTacataacaatatttttaaatatacgcAGTTCCAAAGTATCAGTGTACACACAAGTTCCTACTTAAAGTTTAATGGCAAATTGTTAATTCATTGCAAATAGCGTCTATTTTGTAATGTACTTGTAGTTACGTGTCATTGTTATGCTCagagaaaatattaatttaatgttaCATTGATGATACATTAGGATAATGATAGCGTTAATAATAACCTTCCATTAcatgaattaataatttttggtatttcCTTAATGAGAATGTTCATGTTTGTAGAAATCCGACATGGTGGAAACGACGGACGAGTATGGAAAGATCTTTGACGTTGATCACCGGAATCAGCATCCTCGTTGGAATCTCCTTGATCGTCGCTCTTGCCACAGTATTATATAACAGAAATCAGGAAGCAAACCGttagtatttttcaaaaattcttttgtaCTTTGACCAGTATGTTTATTGAACTTTCATTCTCATGTTCGTGTTCCAATTAAATAACGTAACATATTTGcgacaattatttgaaaatgacTTGCacttgttgaaaatatttttgttgctaAACACATCGTCCTTTCCTTTCGGTCGTAGGTATTAAATCGAATCCGATTTAGAAAGTCGGTCATCGACTCTATTCTTCGTCTCGTATTGCGAACCGAGAACTAATTCATGGTGAAACTTTCAGGTGCAACTTTTAGTGCAGAAGCATTACATAGTGCTAACAGTCCCGTATTGGTAAATGCACTTCCGGAAGAATCTAAAAACGAGGTGTGTTTAACACCCGGCTGCATTCACACTGCGTCGACGGTATTAAAATACATGGATCCTACAGTCGATCCTTGCGACGACTTTTACCAGTTTACTTGTGGGAATTTTCTAAAAACCACCAACATTCCCGATGACAAATCTTCAGTGACGTCGTTCAGTCTGATCAGCGACAGTTTACAAGAACAACTGAGGACGATGATAGAAGAACCGATACAGCCCAATGAACCTAAACCTTTTCAActcacaaaaaaattgtacaaagcTTGTATGAACAAGACCCTGATTGAAAAGGACGGCTTAAAGACTATTCGGACGATTCTGAAAGAGCTTGGCGGTTGGCCCGTTTTGGAAGGCGATAATTGGAACGACGGACAATTTGATTGGAGACAATCAGTTTATAAATTTAGAAGGGTCGGTTACAGTGTGGATTATTTCATTGATTTCTCTGTCGGtatcgatttaaaaaattcaacgaGGAGAATTATCGATGTAGGTTTGACTGCGTTCAATGAACTCGTTgtaaaatcttgattttcagttGGATCAAGCTTCTTTAGGTTTGCGTAGAGAATTTCTGACGAAGGGATTTTCAGATAAGTTAGTTAACGCCTATTATGAGTACATGGTGGATATAGCTGTTTTATTTGGTGCCGACAAAGAAAGAGCTGCCAGTGAACTAAAAGAATCTCTCAGTTTTGAAATTAAGTTAGCTAATGTAAGTGTGATAAATACGTGATTGACATCTTCCTCATAGATatcttaaaattttttaagatTTCTTTGCCCAGCGAAAAAAGACGCAACGCCACTGCCCTGTACAACCCCATGACCATTGATGAATTACAACGTAAATTTCCCAGCATCCCATGGGCCGAATATATGAACACTCTTTTGGCCCCAGACACTCAGATCAACCACGATGAGGTCGTGGTAGTTAGTGTTCCGAAATATCTGACCGATTTTGAAGCGTTGATTAGTAGGACGCCCAAACGGTAAATTCGGTATCGCTCGATAATGTTATTTTCTAATCGTTTGTTTCCAGAGTTCAAGCCAATTACATTATGTGGAGAGCGGCAGCTTCATCTGTTTCATATTTAAACGAGGCTCTTAGAAAACGCCAATTAGAATACACCACAGTGGTAACCGGAAGAACTGAAAGGGAGTCGAGGTGGAAAGAATGCATCGATATCTCTGCGGGAAGGTGGGTAGTGTTATCATCCAAGATGTGTCACACATAACAAGTGAGTTTTAGCTTGTCCATAGCCGCCGGCGCTCTTTATGtccgaaaatattttaacgaaCAAGCAAGACAAAACGCTCTAGAAATGGTTGCCGACATTCGAGCCGAATTTCAAGACATCTTAAAGCAAGTCGACTGGATGGACgaagaaacaaaaaagaatGCGCTAGACAAAGCTAAGTCGATGTCCACCCACATCGCTTATCCGGATGAGCTCATGAATGACAGAAAACTCGAAGAATTTTACGGTGATGTAAGATGTTACGAATTTGATTTGCAACGTAAGAACTTGTAGTTTTAGCTGGAACTAGACGAGAATTACTACTTGCGatccattttgaatttgacttTGTTCGGTACACGGTTTTCGTTTAAACGGTTAAGACAACCAGTTAACAAGACCGATTGGATCACTCACGGCAGACCTGCAGTTGTCAACGCGTTCTATTCCGCACTAGAAAACAGCATCCGTTAGTACACAAAACGATTAATTATGAATAACTTAATAAGCAGTTTTCTGCAACAATTGCAGAATTTCCTGCTGGAATTCTACAAGGCGTTTTCTTCGATGCAAATCGTCCTCGTTATATGAATTATGGAGCGATTGGTTTTGTCATCGGTCACGAAATTACTCACGGTTTTGATGATCAAGGCAGACAGTTTGATAAAAATGGTAATCTGGTTGAATGGTGGGCGCCAGAAACTAAGAAAGCTTACTTGGAAAAGGCACAGTGCATCATTGACCAATACGGCAACTATACGGTTCCCGAATTAAACATCAACGTGAGTTACTACAGAATCTTGAGTGAtagataatatgtaattatgtacatataaaatttgacaatactGCATGGATGGTTAGTCATATAAGTCGACTTATACTGGGCATTGTACGTTTCTCTAGAGGCAATAAGATTCAAATGATTCCGTtcactgaaaaaaatatgaagtGAAATTAATAGGAGTTTCAGTGAACTTATTAGGTATCTATTAGGTTCTCAGATTTTGATTTTACTGCCCGAGAGCGCGTTTTGTTGGGAAATGCTATTGTCATGTCCACTATAATAATGCATGTGTATGTTGAAGCTTAATCCACTAACAACGCTTTTTTGCATTTGACAATTTCAGCTGAATGGTATTAACACACAGGGAGAGAACATTGCAGACAATGGTGGTATTAAGGAAGCATATTTAGCTTATAGTAAGTGGGTGACGAGAAACGGTGAAGAAGCACGATTGCCCGGTGTTAGTTACACAGGCCGCCAGTTATTTTGGGTATCGGCTGCTAGTATTTGGTGCTCAAAAACACGCGAGGAAGAGTTAGAGCAGTTGGTTATTACCGATGAACATTCCCCTGACAAGTACAGGGTTTTAGTTCCTTTAACTAACATGGAATATTTTGCTAAAGATTTTAACTGCCCCAAAGACTCCAAAATGAATCCACAGaaaaaatgtcaagtgtgGTAGCTTTAATTTATTGTAGATATAGATGTCCACTGTAAGACGAATCCATTTTATTTGTAAGCGGGAATTTTTTACGActgatttaaatttagacaacaataaacaataaacgTCTCTCAATTATTAAGAGGTTAATGTTATCAGGTGACAAAAGAAAACCTATCCTGTTGTCAACACGATTATGAATCTCTAAAACCTTTGATTGTATTTATCACCTAGTATTCAAGGTAATCACATTATTAATATAGAGATGTTCCGTAATCAttgttccaaattttaacaaaaatacaaaacatttcGCAAATTAAccttttgaaatatgtattgtaAAACCTACCTacgaaaaatatgtatatttcttattaataaattaaatcaaatgaTGATGAACAGAAGAACaggttaaatttttattaagaattCGAGACCATGATTACAGGAAATCTATAACAAAACTATCAATCGCAATGGGAAGGGCTGCTATCTTTGTACATATGGCAGTGGTAGTAATAATCGTAGTAGTAGTAGTGAAGTATtagcattttaattttagttgaaAAGTATAAGTGGGGATCAGGCGTCAAATGACCAATTTGATACATTTTCTCTCTATCAAGTCTGCTTTCTCTTCGAAATAACGACGAATTCGTGTGACATTCTAGCTCAACGGTATAAACACGCAAGGAGAAAATATTGCCGACAATGGTGGCATCAAAGAAGCTTATCTAGCTTACAACAGTTGGACTAGGCGACACGGTCCAGAAAAGATTCTGCCAGGATTAAAATACACGGCAAATCAAATGTTCTGGATATCAGCGGCGAATAGTTGGTGTGCAAAATATAGACCTGAATCCCTAAAGTTGAGAGTGTTAACTGGCTACCACTCACCAGGATATTTTAGAGTTATTGGTCCCTTCAGTAATCTAGAATTTTTTGCCAAAGATTTTAATTGTCCGCTTGGGTCAAAAATGAATCCCAAAAAGAAATGCAAGGTTTGGTAACACTTTTTGTGatacttttacattttaatttaggaTAAGGAAACTGAAGTGTAATCACTGAACTGAATCAGTCATTCAAGAAATGTCAGGGAGGTTTTTATtggttaattaaaacctcctttgattttttctcatgtaaactttatttaaaaCGTTGAAACAGTTTTTGTGTTACATAAGTGAACTGTTTAGGTGAATGTaagattatttaatttttatttttattgagtaCATTATAgtgtaatttacattttatatcTACGATGTGACTATTAactctttaaataaataatgaaacgtgaaaattttaatgaatacAATTGATTTTGAATTATAGTTCCTTTCTTATTccattacttttttgttctcCTTTAGTCATCTGCTGAGTGTTGTTTAcaaacaataataagcaaataatcagtaaaattattaaagatttgatttgattgcaaaaataacaataaaacatcATGGACAATGGACATCTTCATGCGTGTGTACCATAGAGAGTGAGTGTGTGTACCTGTACCACGAttatagttttcccatttataatttggttttactaccagccctgttgtcagggagttaaataccccgacaataggcaactaccgccataaatcctaggactgtaaaagaaggtcCGCTATGTGTTGTCTGAGTAGGCTACAATATCTTCATGTCTATTGCCAAAACCACAACCCCAgcccctaataattacaattgtactgccataaaaccaaattataaatgagaAAACTAtacctttaaattaaaaaatccatgatttaattttcaaaaaattaatattaccTACTTATAAGCTCTTATAAGTACCTACATAGAtagtttttaatgtaaaaatatacTACTAACTAACGCACGGACCAGAGATCTTCGAGTTTCCAAATACCAACAGATTAAGATTCTAAAAAATCTACTAAATTAGTCTGTCTATACCTCTGTGTCTGTCAATTTCAATTACAAACATTGAGGTTAGGACAGCATTATTTTTGGGTTTGTTTGTGACCGTGacgtcaaatattaaaataatttgaggACAAGAGTTAcatgtatattaaaaataacttttaaaaatggatTTATTGGGATCAATAATGAGTTCGATGGATAAGCCACCGAGTTTAAGTGAGAAAGAACGATTATTGATCAAAAGTGAGTAAGATTTAACCTCTATAACCTTCATTATACAAAGGTTTCcagaaagaaaagaagaaaCTGAAAAACGACAAGCGGCAGAAAAACAGcgacttaaaaaatttaaagagaGAGTCGAGTCAAAATTCGTGTCGCATTTTCAAGATTCTGCAAACATCATGTTGAAATTTGAGCCAATGGATCAGATTTATCGTAGCATTGTGTATGTGACAGATAGTTTTGTCAAGTGATTGAAACTATTGTTTACAGACATGAAGCTGCAGAATCAGCGGGACTGTTGTCCTATGCTTTTGGTACTGATGGAGTTGACAGATATGTTAGAGTTTACCGCAAAGAAAATGCCCCATGTGAGGATGAATTAGCAGCTAGGAGACGTGGTGATCCGTGGAATgagcaaataaaacaacaattaatagAAAAAGTAATTAGCTCACTctcataaaattatttttgatttgtaTAATTATAGAGGAGATTAGTGAAATTAGAAGAGGCAGAGGCTATTAACAGGAAACCAGAAAAATTCACaccaaattcaaattacaGAGATAAATATGTTCACCTCATAGGACAAGAGGCTGCACTGGAAGCTGCCAAGAAAACTGAGACGAATAAAACATACGGCTTTGGTGAGTATTCGGTTTAGaacagttttaaatttaactcattAATATAGTGCCCAGTGAGAATAAAAAGGACGTCAGGTCAATTGAACAAACGATGGCTGATATTCGGGCCAAAAAACGCCTTAAAGTTAACCATGAAGCAACTGAAACACCatctaataattaattttattctcaactttatttcatattttgttaGATAATatcatgttattatttatttttattgacggtaattatgaaattataaaaattctgACGAATATTGCGTTTTTCTAGTCCTACTAGTGGGTGATACCCCTTTTGTAAGAGCCGAATATTCTTTTTGCAACTTCCGCAGTAACATACACTCAAACCCGTTCACTTCCACGTATTTCTTCTGGCACAATCCTTCAAGTGTGGTCAACAGAAATTCAGCATTTTTTGCGATAAACTGTCTTtgctgaaaaaaaaacaatcgtCTGGTGAAGGTGAAACTGTTCAATGAATCCGCTTATATGGACTTTGAGGGATCAAGAAAATTGGTCCATTATAACCGAATCTTGCAAGaatataaatttacaaaaataatgtcTTAAGAAGATAAATTGTACGTGTAAAAAATTACTCATTTTCATTTCGCATATTGAAAACACATACTCAAAGTGAATTTACctcgttttgtttttcatttcgtaGTGACGCTTCAACGTGACGAATTTGTGCTTCAAAAACGTCATAAAGTACATCGTTAATTGTGTGCAGCAATTCTGTAGTTTGGAGTCTCAAACAATCATTGAGGAGCATTAAGAACAATTTTGTGAAAACAATCGTGTTGTTCGTAAGTTGTATCCAAGTGTCTCCTAAAAATGTATTGTACTACTTTCGTTTAACAAAATTGGTTCTTTAACCTGTAACGTAGTTGTCCAGTT includes the following:
- the LOC138131994 gene encoding neprilysin-2-like isoform X3, which codes for MTSSVKQTVIKNPTWWKRRTSMERSLTLITGISILVGISLIVALATVLYNRNQEANRATFSAEALHSANSPVLVNALPEESKNEVCLTPGCIHTASTVLKYMDPTVDPCDDFYQFTCGNFLKTTNIPDDKSSVTSFSLISDSLQEQLRTMIEEPIQPNEPKPFQLTKKLYKACMNKTLIEKDGLKTIRTILKELGGWPVLEGDNWNDGQFDWRQSVYKFRRVGYSVDYFIDFSVGIDLKNSTRRIIDLDQASLGLRREFLTKGFSDKLVNAYYEYMVDIAVLFGADKERAASELKESLSFEIKLANISLPSEKRRNATALYNPMTIDELQRKFPSIPWAEYMNTLLAPDTQINHDEVVVVSVPKYLTDFEALISRTPKRVQANYIMWRAAASSVSYLNEALRKRQLEYTTVVTGRTERESRWKECIDISAGSLSIAAGALYVRKYFNEQARQNALEMVADIRAEFQDILKQVDWMDEETKKNALDKAKSMSTHIAYPDELMNDRKLEEFYGDLELDENYYLRSILNLTLFGTRFSFKRLRQPVNKTDWITHGRPAVVNAFYSALENSIQFPAGILQGVFFDANRPRYMNYGAIGFVIGHEITHGFDDQGRQFDKNGNLVEWWAPETKKAYLEKAQCIIDQYGNYTVPELNINLNGINTQGENIADNGGIKEAYLAYSKWVTRNGEEARLPGVSYTGRQLFWVSAASIWCSKTREEELEQLVITDEHSPDKYRVLVPLTNMEYFAKDFNCPKDSKMNPQKKCQVW
- the LOC138131998 gene encoding sperm-associated antigen 7, which encodes MDLLGSIMSSMDKPPSLSEKERLLIKKRKEETEKRQAAEKQRLKKFKERVESKFVSHFQDSANIMLKFEPMDQIYRSIVHEAAESAGLLSYAFGTDGVDRYVRVYRKENAPCEDELAARRRGDPWNEQIKQQLIEKRRLVKLEEAEAINRKPEKFTPNSNYRDKYVHLIGQEAALEAAKKTETNKTYGFVPSENKKDVRSIEQTMADIRAKKRLKVNHEATETPSNN
- the LOC138131994 gene encoding neprilysin-2-like isoform X2, encoding MKIRMLRLNDEIVYSVISQSDEQIKKTHKWIFFKNPTWWKRRTSMERSLTLITGISILVGISLIVALATVLYNRNQEANRATFSAEALHSANSPVLVNALPEESKNEVCLTPGCIHTASTVLKYMDPTVDPCDDFYQFTCGNFLKTTNIPDDKSSVTSFSLISDSLQEQLRTMIEEPIQPNEPKPFQLTKKLYKACMNKTLIEKDGLKTIRTILKELGGWPVLEGDNWNDGQFDWRQSVYKFRRVGYSVDYFIDFSVGIDLKNSTRRIIDLDQASLGLRREFLTKGFSDKLVNAYYEYMVDIAVLFGADKERAASELKESLSFEIKLANISLPSEKRRNATALYNPMTIDELQRKFPSIPWAEYMNTLLAPDTQINHDEVVVVSVPKYLTDFEALISRTPKRVQANYIMWRAAASSVSYLNEALRKRQLEYTTVVTGRTERESRWKECIDISAGSLSIAAGALYVRKYFNEQARQNALEMVADIRAEFQDILKQVDWMDEETKKNALDKAKSMSTHIAYPDELMNDRKLEEFYGDLELDENYYLRSILNLTLFGTRFSFKRLRQPVNKTDWITHGRPAVVNAFYSALENSIQFPAGILQGVFFDANRPRYMNYGAIGFVIGHEITHGFDDQGRQFDKNGNLVEWWAPETKKAYLEKAQCIIDQYGNYTVPELNINLNGINTQGENIADNGGIKEAYLAYNSWTRRHGPEKILPGLKYTANQMFWISAANSWCAKYRPESLKLRVLTGYHSPGYFRVIGPFSNLEFFAKDFNCPLGSKMNPKKKCKVW
- the LOC138131994 gene encoding neprilysin-2-like isoform X4, encoding MTSSVKQTVIKNPTWWKRRTSMERSLTLITGISILVGISLIVALATVLYNRNQEANRATFSAEALHSANSPVLVNALPEESKNEVCLTPGCIHTASTVLKYMDPTVDPCDDFYQFTCGNFLKTTNIPDDKSSVTSFSLISDSLQEQLRTMIEEPIQPNEPKPFQLTKKLYKACMNKTLIEKDGLKTIRTILKELGGWPVLEGDNWNDGQFDWRQSVYKFRRVGYSVDYFIDFSVGIDLKNSTRRIIDLDQASLGLRREFLTKGFSDKLVNAYYEYMVDIAVLFGADKERAASELKESLSFEIKLANISLPSEKRRNATALYNPMTIDELQRKFPSIPWAEYMNTLLAPDTQINHDEVVVVSVPKYLTDFEALISRTPKRVQANYIMWRAAASSVSYLNEALRKRQLEYTTVVTGRTERESRWKECIDISAGSLSIAAGALYVRKYFNEQARQNALEMVADIRAEFQDILKQVDWMDEETKKNALDKAKSMSTHIAYPDELMNDRKLEEFYGDLELDENYYLRSILNLTLFGTRFSFKRLRQPVNKTDWITHGRPAVVNAFYSALENSIQFPAGILQGVFFDANRPRYMNYGAIGFVIGHEITHGFDDQGRQFDKNGNLVEWWAPETKKAYLEKAQCIIDQYGNYTVPELNINLNGINTQGENIADNGGIKEAYLAYNSWTRRHGPEKILPGLKYTANQMFWISAANSWCAKYRPESLKLRVLTGYHSPGYFRVIGPFSNLEFFAKDFNCPLGSKMNPKKKCKVW
- the LOC138131994 gene encoding neprilysin-2-like isoform X1, coding for MKIRMLRLNDEIVYSVISQSDEQIKKTHKWIFFKNPTWWKRRTSMERSLTLITGISILVGISLIVALATVLYNRNQEANRATFSAEALHSANSPVLVNALPEESKNEVCLTPGCIHTASTVLKYMDPTVDPCDDFYQFTCGNFLKTTNIPDDKSSVTSFSLISDSLQEQLRTMIEEPIQPNEPKPFQLTKKLYKACMNKTLIEKDGLKTIRTILKELGGWPVLEGDNWNDGQFDWRQSVYKFRRVGYSVDYFIDFSVGIDLKNSTRRIIDLDQASLGLRREFLTKGFSDKLVNAYYEYMVDIAVLFGADKERAASELKESLSFEIKLANISLPSEKRRNATALYNPMTIDELQRKFPSIPWAEYMNTLLAPDTQINHDEVVVVSVPKYLTDFEALISRTPKRVQANYIMWRAAASSVSYLNEALRKRQLEYTTVVTGRTERESRWKECIDISAGSLSIAAGALYVRKYFNEQARQNALEMVADIRAEFQDILKQVDWMDEETKKNALDKAKSMSTHIAYPDELMNDRKLEEFYGDLELDENYYLRSILNLTLFGTRFSFKRLRQPVNKTDWITHGRPAVVNAFYSALENSIQFPAGILQGVFFDANRPRYMNYGAIGFVIGHEITHGFDDQGRQFDKNGNLVEWWAPETKKAYLEKAQCIIDQYGNYTVPELNINLNGINTQGENIADNGGIKEAYLAYSKWVTRNGEEARLPGVSYTGRQLFWVSAASIWCSKTREEELEQLVITDEHSPDKYRVLVPLTNMEYFAKDFNCPKDSKMNPQKKCQVW